TCAGGTTGCGCGGATCGATGTCGGTCTGCACGGGCCCTCCACTTGGTCGCAACTCCATCCGTAAGCACTACGAAAAGGCACTTTGGTGAGCCCGGCCACTCGAAGGTTCGTGCGTTGACCCCGCTGGTAGGCTTGCTAGCGGCTGCTGACCCCGTGCGGGAGAGTCCTCCGGACACCATCCGGAGGCGCCGAAGGAGCAAATCCTCCCCGGAATCTCTCAGGCTCACGTACCGCACGGACGAGGTCACTCTGGAAAGCAGGGCGGGAGCCGACGGCTTCCGCTCTCACCGACGGTGAAAACCGGGAGCCCCTGTGGCGATCCCGGTGAAGCTCTCAGGTTGAGATGACAGAGGGGGAGGCCGTCCGGGTACCCGTGCCGTGGTGCCCCCCGAAGGTCGTGTCAGACCAGGAGGCCTCCGTAATGACCGCCCATCGCATTCCGCTCTCCGAGCTCGAACAGGGGATCCCCTTCGAGCAGCGTCATATCGGTCCTGATCACGAGGCTCGCGCCAAGATGCTGGCCCACGTCGGGTACGGCTCGCTCGATGAGCTCACCGCCGCCGCGGTGCCGGATGTGATCAAGAATGCCGACTCCCTCGATCTGCCGGGGGCGCGTACCGAGGCCGAGGTGCTCGCCGAGCTGCGGTCGCTCGCCGATCGCAACCAGGTGCTGGACTCGATGATCGGGCTCGGGTACTACGGGACCTTCACGCCGCCGGTCATCCTGCGCAATGTCATGGAGAACCCTGCCTGGTACACGGCCTATACGCCGTACCAGCCGGAGATCTCTCAGGGGCGGCTCGAGGCCCTGTTGAACTTCCAGACCATGGTCGCCGACCTCACCGGGCTGCCGACCTCCGGTGCCTCGCTGCTCGACGAGGGGACGGCGGCGGCGGAGGCCGTGGCCCTGTCCCGGCGCATGGGCAAGAACAAGAAGGGGCTGTTCCTGGTCGACGCGGATGTGCTGCCGCAGACCGTCGCCGTGATCGAGACCCGGGCCGAGCCGGCCGGTGTGGAGGTCGTCGTCGCCGACCTCAGTGGCGGGATTCCGGCCGACGTCGCCTCCCGTGAGATCAACGGCGTGCTCCTTCAGTATCCGGGCGCCTCCGGTGTCGTACGGGACATCAAGCCCGTCATCGAGCAGGCCCATGAACTCGGTGCTCTCGTCACCGTGGCCGCCGATCTGCTCGCGCTGACGCTGCTGAAGTCGCCCGGTGAGCTCGGGGCGGACATCGCGGTCGGGACGACGCAGCGGTTCGGTGTGCCGATGGGCTTCGGCGGGCCGCACGCGGGTTACATGGCCGTGCACGAGAAGTTCGCGCGCAGCCTGCCGGGGCGGCTCGTGGGTGTGTCCGTGGACGCGGACGGGAACAAGGCATACCGGCTGGCCCTGCAGACACGTGAGCAGCACATCCGGCGCGAGAAGGCGACCAGCAACATCTGCACCGCTCAGGTGCTGCTCGCCGTGATGGCCGGGATGTACGCCGTGTACCACGGGCCCGAGGGTTTGAAGGGCATCGCCCGGCGGACGCATCGGTACGCCTCCCTCCTCGCCGCGGGTCTCACGGCGGGTGGGGTCGAGGTCGTGCACGGCTCCTACTTCGACACGCTGACCGTGCGCGTGCCTGCGAAGGCCGCCGAGATCGTCGCCGCCGCCCGGCAGAACGGCGTCAACCTGCACCTCGTCGACGCCGACCACGTGTCCGTCGCCTGTGACGAGACCACCACGCGGGCCCAACTGGGCGCCGTATGGACGGCGTTCGGGGTCGAGGGGGACATCGAGGCGCTGGACGCGGTGACCGAGGACGCGCTCGCGGGCGGGCTGCTGCGCAGCGACGACTACCTCACGCACCCCGTCTTCCACCAGAACCGCTCCGAGACCGCGATGCTGCGCTACCTGCGCAGGCTCGCCGACCGCGACTACGCGCTGGACCGGGGCATGATCCCGCTCGGGTCCTGCACCATGAAGCTCAACGCCACGACCGAGATGGAGCCGGTCACCTGGCCGGAGTTCGGGCAGCTGCACCCCTTCGCGCCGGCCGAGCAGGCGCAGGGCTATCTGACGCTCATCCGTGAGCTGGAGGAACGTCTCGCCGAGGTCACCGGCTACGACAAGGTGTCGCTGCAGCCCAACGCCGGCTCGCAGGGTGAGCTGGCCGGGCTGCTCGCCGTACGCGGATACCACCGGGCCAACGGGGACGAGCAGCGGACCGTGTGTCTGATTCCGTCCTCCGCCCATGGGACCAACGCCGCCAGCGCCGTCATGGCCGGCATGAAGGTCGTCGTCGTGAAGACCGCCGAGGACGGTGAGATCGACGTCGAGGACCTGCGGGCCAAGATCGAGCAGTACCGGGACGAGCTGTCGGTGCTGATGATCACGTACCCGTCGACGCACGGTGTGTTCGAGGAGCACGTCGCCGACATCTGCGCGCAGGTGCACGAGGCCGGCGGGCAGGTGTACGTCGACGGTGCCAACCTCAACGCCCTGGTGGGGCTTGCCAAGCCGGGGCACTTCGGTGGTGACGTCTCGCACCTGAACCTGCACAAGACCTTCTGCATTCCGCATGGCGGTGGCGGCCCGGGGGTCGGGCCCGTGGGTGTGCGTGCGCATCTGGCGCCGTATCTGCCGAACCACCCGTTGCAGCCCGCGGCCGGTCCGGAGACGGGCGTCGGGCCGATCTCGGCCGCGCCCTGGGGTTCCGCCGGGATCCTGCCGATCTCGTGGGCGTACGTCCGGCTCATGGGCGGCGAGGGGCTCAAGCGGGCCACGCAGGTGGCCGTGCTGTCCGCCAACTACATCGCCAAGCGACTGGAGCCGCACTACCCGGTGCTCTACACCGGGCCCGGCGGGCTCGTCGCGCACGAGTGCATCATCGATCTGCGGCCGCTGACCAAGGCGACCGGTGTGAGCGTCGACGACGTGGCCAAGCGGCTCATCGACTACGGCTTCCACGCGCCGACGATGTCGTTCCCGGTGGCCGGGACGCTGATGATCGAGCCGACCGAGTCCGAGGACCTGACCGAACTGGACCGGTTCTGCGAGGCGATGATCGCCATCCGTGCGGAGATCGAGAAGGTCGGGTCGGGGGAGTGGCCCGCCGACGACAACCCGCTGCGGAACGCGCCGCACACCGCCGGGGCGCTGGGCGGGGAGTGGGAGCACGCATACAGCCGTGCGGAGGCCGTGTTCCCGGCCGGGGTCGCGGCCGCCGACAAGTACTGGCCGCCGGTGCGCCGGATCGACCAGGCCTTCGGCGACCGCAATCTCGTGTGCTCCTGCCCGCCGCTGGACGCGTACGAGGGCTGACGTACAGACACAGGTGAAGGAAGGGCTCCGCCCCGGCCGTACCGGGCCGGGCGGAGCCCTTCCGTGTCACGCCGTCGCCAGGGCCACTTCCGTCGCCTTGATGAGCGCGACGACCGGGGATCCGAGGGAGAGCGCGAGGTCCGTGGTGGCGTCCCTGGTGATGAGCGCGGTCAGGGCACCGCCCTCCACGGCGACCTTGACCGACGCCATCGCGCCGCCCGTGGCGATGCCGGTGATCTTGCCGGGAAGCCGGTTGCGGATGGACAGGCCGTCGATCGGAGCCGTGGCGAGGGAGATCTCCGTCGCTTTCACGAGCGCGTTCACGGCGGTGCCTTCGGCCAGGCCGAGGTTCTCGACGGCTTCCAGGGTGATCGCCGCGGTGAGGTCCTGGCCGCCGGTGAGGCGGAGCTTGACCGTTGCCATGACCTCGCCGGGGGTGATGGCGGTGATCGTGCCGGGGAGTTGGTTGCGGATGCTCAGGGTCATGGAGGACGCCTCGCAAGTGGTGGGGGTAGGGGCGTTTGTTATTGATTGAGGCTTTTGGGTCGGTCCCTACCGTAGTGCGGAGTTCAGGAGATCCCCGACGCCTTGAGTACCGCTTGCGTCGTCGCGTCGTCGATCTGATGCCCCAGCCGCTCCAGTACGTCCGCGCCCTCGCGCAGCGTCCCGCGTTGGCGTGAGCGGCGTACCCCGGTGTCCACCTCGTGCCACAGCAGCGGGTTGGCGACGAGGATCCGTGGGTCCAGTTCCAGGCGGCGGCCGTCCGTGTCGCACAGGGTCAGGTGCGCGGAGATGTCGCCGTACTGCCGTACCGTCACCAGCGCGTCCGTGCGCACCGCCTGCCGTCGTACGAGCCCCCGTACCGCCAGCCATCCCGGGCCCGCGGTCACGCGCTGCGGGAGCAGGATCGTGAAGACCACGGCCGTCAGCACCAGCCACAGCAGGGCGCGGGGCGGGGTCAGGGTCTGCGCGTCATAGTCGACCAGCAGGGCCATGCCGAGGAAGGCCAGAGCGCAGCCCATGGCGAAGCGAGCGTTGACACGCCAGTGGCGGTCGCCGGTCGGGGCCGGACGCGGTCTGCTTCCTCCGGACGGCACAGTGCAGACGGTAGGGGCCAGGGCGCCGGAACGGCCGCCGCTTCACGGTGCTCTGACGCCTTACGGTGCAACCTTGACGCGATTCTGATGTCCGCGGCCGTTTCAGCCGGTGTGCACCCGGGGCCTGCGGTCCCGGTCCGGCTCCGCCTCGCGCAGCACCTCGCGGGTGACCGGGGCGACCTCGCCCTGGCCGAAGAGGAAGAAGCGCAGGAAGTTGGCGAAGGGGTTGCCCTCGGTCCACTCGAAGTAGATGTGCGGGATGCGGCCGGTCGTGTCGCGGACGTGCAGGAGCAGCGCGGCCAGGGCGTTGGAGATGGAGGAGGACTCCAGCGTCAGGACGCGGTAGCGGTTGTGCAGGACCTCGCCGCGTACGGTCAGGCCGGACTCGAACTCGGACGGGTCGGTGACCGTCACCTCGACGAAGACGAAGTCCTCCTGGCCGGGGACGTCGTTGTCCGCCCGGATCTGCTCGATCTTGTCGCGGTACTCGGCGGTGTCCCGACGGTCGGGCTCATTGGCGATGAACCGGATCCTGCGGCTGGCCATATCCCTGATGAAACGTTCCGCCATGTCGTCCAGCGTCACGTCGGTCACGCGCAGTTCGAAGGCGCGGGCCAGCCGGGACAAGAGCGAGACCAGGATGATGCCGGCGATGAAGCAGGCGCCGATCTTCACACCGTCGGGGCGCTCGATGACGTTCATCACGGTCGTGTAGAGGAACACCGCCGAGATGACCGCGAAGGCGATGAACCATCCGCGCTGACCGGCCTTGCGGGCCGCGATGGTCACGGCGATCGCGGCGGAGCTGATGAGGACCAGCACGCCCGTGGCGTACGCGCCGCCCTGGGCGTCGACGTCGGCGTCGAAGATCCAGGTGACCAGGAAGGCGATGAGGGTGAAGACGATGACCATCGGGCGCACCGCGCGGGCCCAGTGCGGGGCCATGCCGTAGCGGGGCAGATAGCGGGGCATCAGGTTGAGCAGGCCGGCCATGGCGGAGGCGCCGGCGAACCACAGGATGGCGATCGTCGAGACGTCGTAGAGCGTGCCGAAGGCGCCGCCGAGGTACTCGTGCGCGAGGAACGCCAGCGCGCGGCTGTTGGCCTGGCCGCCCGACTCGAACTCCTTCTCCGGGATCAGCAGCGTGGTGATGAAGCTCGTCGTGATCAGGAAGCAGCTCATGATCAGGGCGGCGGTGGTGAGCAGTTTCTTCGTGTCCCGGATCCGCCCCGTCGGACGTTCCTCGGTGTCGGACGGGTCGCCCTTGACGTGCGGCATCACGGCGACGCCGGTCTCGAAGCCGGAGAGGCCGAGGGCGAGCTTGGGGAAGACGATCAGGGCGACGCCGATCATGACGAAGACGTTTCCGTGTTCGGCGGTGAGGGCGCTGGACCAGTCGGCGACGACGTGCCCCTCGGTGAGGACGTGGTACAGGCCGACGACCACGACGACGGCGTTCAGCGCGAGGTAGATGCCGACCAGGGCGACCGCGACGCCGATCGCCTCCAGGAAGCCCTTGAGGAAGACCGCGCCGAGCAGGGCCACGAGGACGAGGGTGATCAGCATCTGCTGGTCGTGCAGGGCGCTGTTCAGGTGCGGGTTCTCGACCAGGTGGGTCGAGGCGTCGGTCGCCGACAGGGTGATGGTGATCAGGAAGTCGGTGGCGGCGAAGCCGAGCAGGGTCAGGACGAACAGCTTGCCCTTCCAGAAGGTCAGGAGCCGTTCCAGCATCGCGATCGAGCCCTCGCCGTGGGGGCTCTCCTCGGCCACGCGACGGTAGACCGGCAGGGCGCCGGCCAGGGTGACTATGACCAGGACGATGGTCGCGACAGGGGAGAGCAGGCCGGCGGCGAGCGCGGCGATGCCCGGCTGGTAGCCGAGGGTCGAGAAGTAGTCGACGCCGGTGAGGCACATGACGCGGTACCAAGGCTGGCCCTTGTGCTCCGGTTCGGGTTCGGGCCGCTCTGCCTGGCGGCCGTGGCTCTTGCCCATGTCGGACAGGCCCTCCAGCATCCAGGCGCGCAGGCGACTGGGCGGGGGGTGTTCGGTGGTGGCCATCGGCGTGCTCCTGATGTGCGGCGTGCGGTTCCGGCCATCACGCGGACGGCGGCACCAGCGTAAGCAGAGAGTGACGCTTGGGCCCACGGATCAGGGGGCTGTGGGCGTCAAGCTTCCGTTAAGACTCGCCGTGTCGGAGTCGGCCGCACCTCAAGATTCGAGCTCCGGGGCTGTTCGGGCACCGGGTGGGCTGTCTGGGGGACGCGCGGCTGTCTTGTGGGGGCGGATACGGAGCGTCACGGTACGGCGCTTCTCCGCGCTGCTGTTGGGCAGGGGCCGTGCCTGGACGGGCCGGCCGAGGCCTGTCGGGGATAACACTCCGCTGTGCGGGAGGAACCCCACCGTGCCGTAGACGGCGTGCGGTTGGAGCCCGTGGTGGATGTGGTGGTGGCTGCCGCAGAACAGCGGGGCGTCGTGTGGCGGGCGACCGGTGAGGTGGTCTGCCGGGTGTGGTTCCGATCGTCCTGGCCTGGTCGGCAACCTGCTGGACATGTCCCGCCTGCGGACCGGCACGGGCACGCCGCTGATCCGGGAGATCGACCTCGACGAGGTGGTGCCGACGGTCCAGTACAGCCCGCGGGACGAGCCGGTGCTGGTATCCGGGAGCGCCATCGCCGACCGCGTCTGGGTCCGGGTGGTCGACCGCGGCCCGGGCGTCCCTGACGAGGCCAAGGAACGCATCTTCGAGCCCTCCCAGCGCTACGGCGACGCCCCGCGCGGGGCGGGGGGCGGACTCGGCCTCGCCGTCGAACGGGGCTTCGCGGAGGGGATGGGGGCACGATCAACGCCGAGGACGCGCCCGGTGCCGGGCTGACCATGGTGCTGAGTCTGCGGATGGCGCAGGGGCGCGGTTCGGGGGAGCCCGAGGTGCCGGCTGCGGTTGTTTCGTAGCGGCTGGATGTGCGCCCCTTCCCCGGCCGACCGGGCGGTGTGTCAGCGTGCCGTCAGCATCCGACCGATCGCCGTCAGCATCGCGTCATGGACCGTCCGAAACCCCGGTCGCCGGGCATAGCGTCAGTGGCGAGCCCCGGTCCGCCTCCCCGCGTCCGGGGCTGCCGAACTGCTCGTCCGACCCACTCACGGATCTCGCCCGATCTACCGCTGATCTCCTCGCCCGAGTCCCTCGGGTCTCCCCCAATCCACGGCGGATCTCGGCCGATCCACGGCGGATCTCGGCCGATCCACGGCGGATCTCGGCCGATCCACCCGGAGGCACCCCATGCCAGACATCCCGTCCGACGAAGACCCGGAGCCCCCTGATCGGTTCCCGGCCGGCCCTCTGTACGTTCCGGTCCGGTCGGGACCATCGGGGTGGGTGACGCGCCTCTTCCGCACAGCTCTCGGCGACCGTACGGCCGTCGGCTTCACCTCCGAACGGCAGTTGATCGCCACGCTCGGCCCGCAGCAGGCGTGGATCGGGCTCGCCGAGCCCGCGCTGCGTGCGCTGACGGCACCGCTCGGTGTCACCACCCTCACGCTGGATCCCCAGTTCGCGGCACCGGCTCCCGCGCCGGTCGAGTCCGTCGACCCTGTTCCCGCCTTGCGGATCGGCTGAGGGGACCACACCATGACCACCCTCCACGAACCCGCGGTCACCTCCGGCGCCGACGCCCTGTCCGTGTGGCCCGGCTCCACCGCCGAGCCCCGGCCGGGCGCCCTCTCCGTCGGCGGCGTGCCCCTGGCCGAGGTCGCCGATCGCTTCGGCACTCCCGTCTACGTCCTGGACGAGGCCGAGGTGCGCGAACGCTGCCGTACGTACCGGCATGTCTTCCCCGACGCCGAAGTCCTCTACGCGGCCAAGGCGTTCCTGTGCCGGGCGATGGTCCACCAGGACTTCGGCTGGATGGACGAGGAGGGACTCGGACTCGACGTCTGCTCGGCCGGTGAACTCGAACTCGCGGTCACCACCGGATTCCCGCCCGACAGGATCGTCCTGCACGGCAACGCCAAGTCCCCGCGCGACCTGGAGACCGCCCTGCGCCTCGGGGTCGGCCGTATCGTCATCGACAGCCCGTCGGAGATCGCCCGGCCGGCCGCGGCGGTCGGAATCGGCGGCCACCAGAAGGTGAGGGTCCGCGTCGTGCCCGGCATCAGCGCCGGCGGGCACGAGAAGATCCGCACCGGTACCGGTACCGGGACCAGAAGTTCGGTCTGTCCGCCCCCACTCTCGGCTTCGCTCGAACGGGAGGTGCCCCCCCTCGACGGGTACGCACACCACGCCATCGCCCGCGTGCTCGACCAGCCGCAGCTCCAACTGGCCGGTCTCCACTGCCACTTGGGCTCACAGATCACCAGTGTCAAGCCCTACCTGGCCGCCGTACGGCGCATGGTCGGCCTCATGGCCGGCCTGCACGAACAGCACGGCCTCGTCCTCCCCGAACTCGACCTGGGCGGCGGTCACGGCATCGCCTACCGGCCCGGTGAACCGGCCCTGGACCTGACCTTGCCGGCCCGCAAGGTGCGTGCGGAACTGATCGAGGCGTGCACGGTAGCGGGGCTCGCCGTGCCGCGCCTCATCATCGAACCCGGGCGGGCGATAGCGGGCCCGGCGGGGATCGCGCTCTACCGCGTCCTCTCCGTCAAGCGCACCGGCTCGCACACGTACGTCGCCGTCGACGGCGGCATGAGCGACAACCCCCGGCCTGCCCTGTACGGCGTCCGGTACGCGCCCCGCCTCGTGGGCCGGCGCAGCACCGCCGCCCCGAGCCCGGTGACCGTGGTGGGCCGTCACTGCGAGGCGGGCGACGTCGTCGCCGAGGTCGACCTCCCCGCCGACATCCGTCCCGGAGACCTGCTCGCCGTCCCGGCCGCCGGCGCCTACCACCTGGCCATGGCCTCCGGCCGCAACCTGGTCGGCCGCCCACCGGTGGCCGCCGTGGACCACGGCCACGCCCGGCTCCTGATCCGCCGCGAGTCCTTGGACGACATCCGTAGCCGCGACATCGGCCTGTAGCCGACGGGCTCCCCGCCCCGCCTCCGGACGAGAGCCGGCCCGGTCGTCGTCCGGAGGCACCGCGGTCCGGCACCCACCCTCGTCCCGCCCCCTCACAGCCCCCTCCGTAAGGTTCGTCCACCAGGCCGAATGTTTCGAGTGACGCCTACTTGCCCTTACGTTGTCGCCGACATCCCTCAAGGCCCGCCCCCGCAGTCACACTTGGCGGCAGATTCACCGCGTACAAGGGGTTGCCACCGTTTGGCAGCTGTCTCTAGGGTGCGGCAACGACGCAGCTTTCTGGATCAACTCCGAAACTTTCGATCCAGCGGACGGCCGTGGACGGGCCGTCCCGTACCCAAGGAGCGCATGATGGGCGACCCGGGACTGTCCCGCCGCGGCTTCCTCGCGGCCTCCGCCACAGCCGGTCTGAGCATGACGGCACTGAGCGGTTGCGGCGGCGACGCGGACGGAGGGTCGTCGGACGGGACGACCACCATCGAGTGGTGGAACATCTCCACCGCCGAGCCGACGAGGGGCGTCTGGGCGGCGCTGGCAAAGAAGTTCGAAGCCCAGAACCCCAAGGTGAAGATAAAGATCGTCCAGATGGAGAACGACGCCTTCAAATCCAAGATGACGGCACTGACCGCCTCGGGGAAGCTGCCCGACATCTTCCACACCTGGGGCGGTGGCGTGCTCAAGCAGCAGGTCGACGCCGGGCTCGTCGAGGACCTCACCGACCGCACGAAGGACTTCGCCGACGGCCTGCTGCCGGTCGCCAAGAAGCCGTACATCCTCGACGAGAAGGTGTACGGCATCCCGTTCGACATGGGCATGATCGGGTTCTGGTACAACAAGGCGCTCTTCAAGGACGCGGGCATCACCGAGCCGCCGACCACCTGGAGCGGCTTCCTCGACGCCGTGCGCGAACTGAAGGCGAAGGGCACCACCCCGCTGGCCCTGGCGGGCAAG
Above is a window of Streptomyces sp. DT2A-34 DNA encoding:
- the gcvP gene encoding aminomethyl-transferring glycine dehydrogenase; translation: MTAHRIPLSELEQGIPFEQRHIGPDHEARAKMLAHVGYGSLDELTAAAVPDVIKNADSLDLPGARTEAEVLAELRSLADRNQVLDSMIGLGYYGTFTPPVILRNVMENPAWYTAYTPYQPEISQGRLEALLNFQTMVADLTGLPTSGASLLDEGTAAAEAVALSRRMGKNKKGLFLVDADVLPQTVAVIETRAEPAGVEVVVADLSGGIPADVASREINGVLLQYPGASGVVRDIKPVIEQAHELGALVTVAADLLALTLLKSPGELGADIAVGTTQRFGVPMGFGGPHAGYMAVHEKFARSLPGRLVGVSVDADGNKAYRLALQTREQHIRREKATSNICTAQVLLAVMAGMYAVYHGPEGLKGIARRTHRYASLLAAGLTAGGVEVVHGSYFDTLTVRVPAKAAEIVAAARQNGVNLHLVDADHVSVACDETTTRAQLGAVWTAFGVEGDIEALDAVTEDALAGGLLRSDDYLTHPVFHQNRSETAMLRYLRRLADRDYALDRGMIPLGSCTMKLNATTEMEPVTWPEFGQLHPFAPAEQAQGYLTLIRELEERLAEVTGYDKVSLQPNAGSQGELAGLLAVRGYHRANGDEQRTVCLIPSSAHGTNAASAVMAGMKVVVVKTAEDGEIDVEDLRAKIEQYRDELSVLMITYPSTHGVFEEHVADICAQVHEAGGQVYVDGANLNALVGLAKPGHFGGDVSHLNLHKTFCIPHGGGGPGVGPVGVRAHLAPYLPNHPLQPAAGPETGVGPISAAPWGSAGILPISWAYVRLMGGEGLKRATQVAVLSANYIAKRLEPHYPVLYTGPGGLVAHECIIDLRPLTKATGVSVDDVAKRLIDYGFHAPTMSFPVAGTLMIEPTESEDLTELDRFCEAMIAIRAEIEKVGSGEWPADDNPLRNAPHTAGALGGEWEHAYSRAEAVFPAGVAAADKYWPPVRRIDQAFGDRNLVCSCPPLDAYEG
- a CDS encoding molybdopterin-binding protein, whose protein sequence is MTLSIRNQLPGTITAITPGEVMATVKLRLTGGQDLTAAITLEAVENLGLAEGTAVNALVKATEISLATAPIDGLSIRNRLPGKITGIATGGAMASVKVAVEGGALTALITRDATTDLALSLGSPVVALIKATEVALATA
- a CDS encoding amino acid transporter encodes the protein MATTEHPPPSRLRAWMLEGLSDMGKSHGRQAERPEPEPEHKGQPWYRVMCLTGVDYFSTLGYQPGIAALAAGLLSPVATIVLVIVTLAGALPVYRRVAEESPHGEGSIAMLERLLTFWKGKLFVLTLLGFAATDFLITITLSATDASTHLVENPHLNSALHDQQMLITLVLVALLGAVFLKGFLEAIGVAVALVGIYLALNAVVVVVGLYHVLTEGHVVADWSSALTAEHGNVFVMIGVALIVFPKLALGLSGFETGVAVMPHVKGDPSDTEERPTGRIRDTKKLLTTAALIMSCFLITTSFITTLLIPEKEFESGGQANSRALAFLAHEYLGGAFGTLYDVSTIAILWFAGASAMAGLLNLMPRYLPRYGMAPHWARAVRPMVIVFTLIAFLVTWIFDADVDAQGGAYATGVLVLISSAAIAVTIAARKAGQRGWFIAFAVISAVFLYTTVMNVIERPDGVKIGACFIAGIILVSLLSRLARAFELRVTDVTLDDMAERFIRDMASRRIRFIANEPDRRDTAEYRDKIEQIRADNDVPGQEDFVFVEVTVTDPSEFESGLTVRGEVLHNRYRVLTLESSSISNALAALLLHVRDTTGRIPHIYFEWTEGNPFANFLRFFLFGQGEVAPVTREVLREAEPDRDRRPRVHTG
- a CDS encoding SAV_915 family protein — encoded protein: MPDIPSDEDPEPPDRFPAGPLYVPVRSGPSGWVTRLFRTALGDRTAVGFTSERQLIATLGPQQAWIGLAEPALRALTAPLGVTTLTLDPQFAAPAPAPVESVDPVPALRIG
- a CDS encoding diaminopimelate decarboxylase, with translation MTTLHEPAVTSGADALSVWPGSTAEPRPGALSVGGVPLAEVADRFGTPVYVLDEAEVRERCRTYRHVFPDAEVLYAAKAFLCRAMVHQDFGWMDEEGLGLDVCSAGELELAVTTGFPPDRIVLHGNAKSPRDLETALRLGVGRIVIDSPSEIARPAAAVGIGGHQKVRVRVVPGISAGGHEKIRTGTGTGTRSSVCPPPLSASLEREVPPLDGYAHHAIARVLDQPQLQLAGLHCHLGSQITSVKPYLAAVRRMVGLMAGLHEQHGLVLPELDLGGGHGIAYRPGEPALDLTLPARKVRAELIEACTVAGLAVPRLIIEPGRAIAGPAGIALYRVLSVKRTGSHTYVAVDGGMSDNPRPALYGVRYAPRLVGRRSTAAPSPVTVVGRHCEAGDVVAEVDLPADIRPGDLLAVPAAGAYHLAMASGRNLVGRPPVAAVDHGHARLLIRRESLDDIRSRDIGL